Below is a genomic region from Candidatus Chlorobium masyuteum.
CGGTAAAGCTCGGCGTTGACCCTCGTCATGCTGATCAGGTTGTTCGTGGTACGGTTATGCTTCCGCACGGAACCGGCAAAACGGTTTCTGTTCTGGTTGTCTGTAAAGAGGCCAAGGTTGAGGAGGCAAAAGAGGCCGGTGCTGACATGGTCGGGTTTGAGGAGTATATCGAGAAAATCCAGGAAGGATGGACAGGTGTTGATGTTATTATTGCCACTCCCGACGTTATGGGCCAGCTTGGCAAGGTTGCAAAAATTCTCGGACCACGCGGTTTGATGCCGAATCCCAAGTCCGGAACCGTCACCATGGATGTGGCCAAGGCGGTCAAGGATGTCAAGGCTGGTAAAATCGAATTCAGGGTTGATAAAGCCGGAAATGTTCATGCTCCGGTCGGAAAGGTCTCTTTCGGTTCTGATGAGCTGGTAGTCAATATCAACAGTTTCCTCCGGGAGATTGTTCGCCTGAAGCCATCGGCAGCCAAGGGTCAGTATGTCCAGGGAATAGCGCTTTCAAGCACCATGTCCCCGAGCGTG
It encodes:
- the rplA gene encoding 50S ribosomal protein L1 — its product is MAGKKYRNAALKVDRLLEYDLGDAVEKVKEITDSKFNATIDIAVKLGVDPRHADQVVRGTVMLPHGTGKTVSVLVVCKEAKVEEAKEAGADMVGFEEYIEKIQEGWTGVDVIIATPDVMGQLGKVAKILGPRGLMPNPKSGTVTMDVAKAVKDVKAGKIEFRVDKAGNVHAPVGKVSFGSDELVVNINSFLREIVRLKPSAAKGQYVQGIALSSTMSPSVKVKKEKFVA